A stretch of Phragmites australis chromosome 12, lpPhrAust1.1, whole genome shotgun sequence DNA encodes these proteins:
- the LOC133887488 gene encoding ER lumen protein-retaining receptor-like, with translation MNAFRLAGDMTHLLSVVVLLLKIHTIKSCAGISLKTQELYALVFAARYLDLFVHFISLYNAFMKLVFLASSFSIVWYMRWHKIVRRTYDKDHDTFRHYLLVLPCLALALLINEKFTFREVMWAFSIYLEAVAIFPQLVLLQCTRNIDNLTGQYVFFLGAYRVLYILNWIYRYFTEPHFVHWISWIAGIVQTLLYADFFYYYIMSWKNNVKLELPA, from the exons ATGAACGCGTTCCGGCTGGCGGGGGACATGACCCACCTCCTCAGCGTGGTGGTGCTGCTCCTCAAGATCCACACCATCAAGTCATGTGCAG GCATATCTCTGAAGACACAGGAGCTGTATGCGCTTGTTTTTGCAGCTCGGTACCTGGACTTGTTTGTTCATTTTATATCTCTGTATAATGCTTTCATGAAGCTGGTATTCCTGGCGAGCTCTTTCTCAATAGTTTGGTACATGAGATGGCATAAGATTGTGCGGAGAACTTACGACAAGGATCATGACACCTTTCGCCATTATCTTTTAGTGTTGCCTTGCCTGGCTCTAGCTCTCCTCATTAACGAGAAGTTTACTTTTAGAGAG GTGATGTGGGCATTCTCCATTTATTTGGAAGCTGTCGCAATATTTCCTCAACTTGTGTTGCTACAATGCACGAGGAATATTGACAACCTGACTGGTCAATACGTGTTCTTTCTGGG TGCATACCGCGTGCTTTATATACTAAACTGGATCTACCGATACTTCACCGAGCCTCATTTTGTTCACTGGATAA GCTGGATCGCGGGGATAGTGCAGACTCTGTTGTATGCTGACTTCTTCTACTATTACATAATGAG CTGGAAGAACAATGTGAAACTAGAGCTACCGGCCTGA